In Ignavibacteriota bacterium, the following proteins share a genomic window:
- a CDS encoding prolyl oligopeptidase family serine peptidase, whose protein sequence is MLAPQCPEHLRWSTDDWFENFYKEANTSFRIDADRVYLTGPSLGGSGTWYIAARYPEKFAAVVSISGFTSTLSYIDENIDKLLDMPVWAFHGRLDTVVPFEETERIVKRLERRNRNLRFSAEPDVGHEIHWQVYPGQDIYDWFLRQDKGSSGASAP, encoded by the coding sequence ATGCTCGCCCCTCAGTGTCCCGAACACCTCAGATGGTCGACCGATGACTGGTTTGAGAACTTCTACAAGGAAGCAAATACCAGTTTCAGGATCGATGCAGACAGGGTCTATCTGACCGGGCCGAGCCTGGGAGGTTCGGGTACCTGGTACATTGCTGCCCGGTATCCAGAGAAATTTGCAGCCGTTGTCTCGATAAGCGGCTTCACGAGTACCCTCAGTTACATCGATGAGAACATTGACAAACTGCTTGACATGCCGGTGTGGGCCTTCCACGGGAGGCTGGACACCGTCGTCCCGTTCGAGGAGACGGAGCGAATCGTGAAGAGACTGGAGAGAAGGAACAGGAACCTGCGATTTTCGGCGGAACCTGATGTCGGCCACGAGATCCACTGGCAGGTCTATCCGGGTCAGGACATCTACGACTGGTTCCTACGACAGGACAAGGGATCGTCGGGTGCCTCCGCGCCCTAA
- a CDS encoding DUF488 family protein — protein MIRTKSVFSPIDKKRDGLRLLVTRYRGRYMPTSRYDVWMPNLAPSERLLKQMQTGRMAWSSFAKRYRAEIFEGGSFDGRNATIKNHGQKFTLRLLKSLSIKGSVTLLCHCAEDQTQCHRHILAKIIGSKKV, from the coding sequence ATGATTCGAACAAAGAGCGTATTCTCTCCGATTGACAAAAAGCGAGATGGCCTTCGGCTTCTCGTGACCAGGTATCGTGGGAGGTATATGCCGACTTCTCGATACGACGTTTGGATGCCAAATCTTGCTCCGAGCGAGCGGCTTCTAAAACAGATGCAGACCGGACGGATGGCCTGGTCTTCGTTCGCAAAGAGATATCGCGCGGAGATCTTCGAAGGAGGCTCCTTCGATGGACGGAATGCAACCATCAAGAATCATGGACAAAAGTTCACCCTTCGTTTGCTGAAATCCCTTTCGATAAAGGGCTCCGTGACCCTCCTTTGTCATTGCGCTGAAGACCAGACGCAATGTCATCGGCACATTCTGGCAAAGATCATCGGAAGCAAGAAAGTCTGA
- a CDS encoding ADP-ribosylglycohydrolase family protein — protein MISRAQGCLLGQLAGDALGSLVEFRSAADIRRAYPNGVRDLADGGTWNTIAGQPTDDSEMALLLARMLVERGTYDPHAALEAYKFWLNSGPFDCGSTIRSALHGHLNPESQANGALMRISPLGIFGANHPLESVAEWARQDAALTHQHPVCLQVNALYSMAVAHAIKTGPEPGTLYECIAGWASDLDVDRSLRDVIKAAAGDPHPEYTRQQGWVLIAFHNALWQLLHAPNLEEGVVDTVMRGGDTDTNAAICGALLGAVYGLDAVPQRWVERLLHCRPEAGQPGVHHPRPACFWPVDALDLAMHLVSGQGTVRTATANVERTLS, from the coding sequence GTGATCTCCCGCGCTCAGGGCTGCCTCCTCGGCCAACTCGCCGGCGACGCGCTCGGCAGCCTTGTCGAGTTCCGTTCAGCCGCGGATATCCGCCGCGCATATCCGAACGGCGTGCGCGATCTCGCCGACGGCGGTACGTGGAACACGATCGCCGGCCAGCCGACGGACGATTCCGAGATGGCACTCCTTCTTGCCCGCATGCTGGTCGAGCGCGGAACGTACGATCCCCACGCGGCTCTCGAGGCATACAAGTTTTGGCTGAACTCTGGCCCATTCGACTGCGGCTCTACGATACGGTCCGCCCTCCACGGTCACCTGAATCCCGAGAGCCAGGCGAATGGGGCATTGATGCGGATCAGCCCCCTCGGGATCTTCGGCGCCAACCACCCCCTCGAATCAGTTGCAGAATGGGCGCGTCAGGATGCAGCGCTGACACACCAGCACCCGGTGTGCCTGCAGGTCAATGCACTCTATAGTATGGCGGTCGCGCACGCGATCAAGACCGGCCCCGAACCGGGCACGCTTTACGAGTGCATCGCAGGATGGGCCTCGGACCTCGATGTGGATCGATCCCTCCGCGACGTGATCAAGGCGGCTGCCGGAGATCCACACCCAGAATACACCCGCCAACAGGGCTGGGTGCTGATCGCTTTCCACAACGCCCTCTGGCAACTGCTCCACGCTCCCAATCTCGAAGAGGGTGTGGTGGATACGGTGATGCGCGGCGGTGATACCGATACGAATGCCGCGATCTGCGGCGCACTCCTGGGCGCGGTGTACGGCCTCGATGCCGTCCCCCAACGATGGGTGGAACGCCTCCTCCATTGCCGCCCGGAAGCAGGCCAACCCGGCGTACACCACCCGCGGCCAGCATGCTTCTGGCCTGTGGATGCTCTGGATCTCGCGATGCACCTGGTCTCAGGTCAGGGTACGGTACGAACCGCTACTGCAAATGTGGAGAGAACTCTCTCATGA
- a CDS encoding DinB family protein — translation MIALTELLAYDRWANHKILEAVTKLDTVQFTKPMGGSFGSVRDTLVHLVWAEWIWTKRWKGTSPQERADPRDFPTAESIAKYMEEIEAVQAKIFVNGDPYMRGIHVRYTNLKQEIWEYSLEDMVHHLTFHSAYHRGQIATLLRQLGEVPPTTDYLVYLDETRGPKQ, via the coding sequence ATGATCGCCTTGACCGAACTGCTTGCCTACGACCGCTGGGCCAATCACAAGATCCTCGAGGCGGTCACGAAACTCGACACCGTCCAGTTCACAAAACCGATGGGTGGGAGCTTCGGCTCGGTGCGCGATACACTCGTGCATCTGGTCTGGGCGGAATGGATATGGACGAAACGCTGGAAGGGGACATCACCCCAGGAACGCGCCGATCCACGGGATTTCCCGACCGCCGAGTCCATTGCGAAATACATGGAAGAGATCGAAGCCGTCCAGGCAAAGATCTTCGTTAACGGCGATCCGTATATGCGCGGCATACACGTCCGGTACACCAATCTGAAACAGGAGATCTGGGAATACAGCCTCGAGGATATGGTCCACCACCTCACGTTCCATTCCGCATACCACCGCGGACAGATCGCCACGTTGCTCCGCCAACTCGGCGAGGTGCCGCCAACAACGGACTACCTCGTCTATCTGGATGAGACACGCGGCCCGAAACAGTAA
- a CDS encoding glycoside hydrolase family 97 catalytic domain-containing protein gives MKTTALLLLTALTIAPLFAQTTTIDSPDHHIGISLQNGHDADAGSWFMTVSAKRSDRSTVIIPRIALGLSRSDLDFSKDLRLVSTSAPTTITEDYTALHGKRSHCTNSATEIVATFENVKRSRMDVRIRVYNDGITFRYEFLRGKGSQTVLDELTSYEIPHNALRWLERWTPGNENLYSALTSDSLQQDWGLPALFCTADTSVWFLIHEADLDRNYCGTKLSNRNERSRYKVTFPDQQDGPGPSTPTITLPWHSPWRTVIMGSLADVTASTLIDDVSRPSILRKTDWIRPGLASWNYWSHNHGTRDFKTVCEFTDLAVTMGWPYTLFDWEWDAMTNGGDLEDAVKYARDRGITPLMWYNGGVEPWATMTPIDRMRTHENRIKEFAWLRKLGVAGVKVDFIMSEKQEMIRYYLDILEDAAQFEIMVYFHGCLVPRGWTRTYPHLMTYEGVRGAEWYNNGPDLTTAAPQHNAILPFTRNVIGPMDYTPVTFTNSQYPHTTSFGHELALGVVFESGIQHMADRPAGYLALPDTVRDFLKTLPCAWDDTQLLDAFPGRDLIMARRHGDDWYIGGLNAEQVEKSKTLTFPFLPANTCYTLTLIADGAYDSVFDVRTLTVERSSLVDVRLLRRGGFAARLTPLK, from the coding sequence ATGAAGACGACCGCGCTCCTCCTTCTTACAGCATTGACAATTGCGCCGCTGTTTGCGCAGACCACGACGATCGATTCCCCCGATCATCACATCGGGATATCCCTGCAGAACGGACACGATGCTGACGCCGGGTCCTGGTTCATGACGGTGAGCGCCAAACGATCTGACAGATCAACCGTCATCATCCCCCGCATTGCGCTCGGCCTCTCACGCAGCGATCTGGACTTCTCCAAAGACCTTCGCCTCGTTTCCACGAGTGCGCCGACAACGATCACCGAAGACTACACCGCCCTCCACGGGAAGCGCTCGCACTGCACGAACTCCGCGACGGAGATCGTGGCGACGTTCGAGAATGTGAAGAGGTCGCGCATGGACGTCCGCATCCGCGTCTACAACGATGGTATCACATTCCGGTATGAGTTCCTGCGGGGCAAGGGTTCGCAGACCGTCCTCGATGAACTCACGTCCTACGAGATCCCCCACAACGCCCTCCGCTGGCTTGAACGCTGGACGCCCGGGAACGAGAATCTCTACTCCGCGCTGACAAGCGATTCGCTCCAGCAGGACTGGGGGCTGCCGGCACTCTTCTGCACCGCCGACACGTCCGTCTGGTTCCTCATCCACGAAGCGGATCTGGATCGTAACTACTGCGGCACAAAGCTGAGCAACAGGAACGAACGGTCGCGCTACAAGGTGACGTTCCCCGATCAGCAGGATGGCCCGGGCCCTTCCACCCCAACGATCACACTCCCATGGCACTCGCCCTGGCGTACGGTGATCATGGGCTCACTCGCGGATGTGACCGCCTCGACGCTCATCGATGACGTATCGAGGCCGTCTATACTAAGGAAGACGGACTGGATCCGTCCGGGCCTTGCGTCCTGGAACTACTGGTCGCATAACCACGGCACGCGCGACTTCAAAACAGTGTGCGAGTTCACCGATCTCGCCGTGACGATGGGCTGGCCCTATACGCTCTTCGACTGGGAATGGGATGCGATGACGAACGGCGGTGATCTGGAAGACGCGGTGAAGTACGCCCGTGACCGCGGCATCACCCCTCTGATGTGGTACAACGGCGGCGTGGAACCGTGGGCAACGATGACGCCCATCGATCGCATGCGCACGCACGAGAACCGCATAAAGGAGTTCGCCTGGCTCCGGAAGCTGGGCGTGGCAGGCGTGAAGGTGGATTTCATCATGAGCGAAAAGCAGGAGATGATCCGCTACTACCTGGATATCCTCGAGGATGCGGCGCAATTCGAGATCATGGTGTATTTCCACGGCTGCCTGGTGCCGCGCGGATGGACGCGCACGTATCCGCACCTGATGACGTACGAAGGGGTGCGCGGCGCGGAATGGTACAACAACGGCCCGGACCTCACGACGGCCGCTCCGCAACACAACGCGATCCTGCCGTTCACACGCAACGTGATCGGTCCGATGGACTATACGCCGGTGACGTTCACGAATTCCCAATACCCGCACACGACGTCGTTCGGCCATGAGCTCGCGCTCGGTGTGGTCTTCGAATCCGGGATCCAGCATATGGCGGACCGCCCGGCGGGCTACCTGGCCCTCCCCGATACGGTGCGCGACTTCCTGAAGACGCTCCCCTGCGCATGGGACGATACACAACTGCTCGACGCCTTCCCCGGCCGCGACCTCATCATGGCCCGGCGCCATGGTGACGATTGGTACATCGGCGGACTCAATGCGGAACAGGTGGAGAAATCGAAGACGCTGACATTCCCGTTCCTCCCGGCAAACACGTGCTACACGCTGACCCTCATCGCAGATGGTGCATATGATTCGGTGTTCGATGTTCGTACATTGACGGTCGAGCGATCCAGCCTCGTGGATGTGCGCCTGCTGCGCCGGGGCGGCTTCGCGGCGCGGCTCACCCCGCTGAAGTGA
- a CDS encoding plasmid pRiA4b ORF-3 family protein, with the protein MITLAEIDPLIWRRVIVDASMTLDDLHRVIQLMFEWYDYHLYMFTIGGKRYEAPGEEADGVDAKRTRLSSLHLTAGSTFTYEYDFGDDWHHHVTVESIGPAKEGAILPYVVSGERRGPPEDCGGTGGFEELRDALRNPRHPEHEDMKTWAGKEYDPDRLDILTVRHAVALHFAWAQWDRQRK; encoded by the coding sequence ATGATCACCCTCGCAGAGATCGATCCCCTGATCTGGAGGCGGGTGATCGTCGATGCGTCCATGACCCTCGATGATCTCCATCGTGTCATCCAACTGATGTTCGAATGGTACGACTACCACCTCTATATGTTCACGATCGGTGGAAAGCGGTATGAGGCTCCCGGCGAGGAGGCTGATGGCGTGGATGCCAAACGGACACGGCTTTCATCGCTGCACCTTACGGCGGGCTCGACATTCACGTACGAGTATGACTTCGGGGATGACTGGCATCACCATGTCACGGTTGAATCCATCGGGCCGGCAAAGGAAGGTGCGATCCTTCCATACGTTGTGTCGGGAGAGCGCCGGGGCCCGCCGGAAGACTGCGGTGGAACAGGTGGCTTCGAAGAGCTTCGCGACGCACTGCGGAACCCGCGGCATCCGGAGCACGAGGACATGAAGACGTGGGCCGGCAAAGAATATGATCCAGACCGCCTTGATATCCTGACCGTGCGTCACGCGGTCGCTCTCCATTTTGCATGGGCGCAGTGGGATCGTCAGCGGAAGTAG
- a CDS encoding serine hydrolase: protein MYSDHRLDRRRFLELTGGFALQSLVMPAAWAVSTADPPIDNYFEDLLREQHVPGIAVAIIGQHGTAWSRGYGYADLALRTEMSPEKTIINIGSVSKTITATAVLQLCEQGKLSLTEDVNTWLPFPLRNPLHPETPITIWQLLVHRSSIKDGMAYGRSYGCGPTRHDLGEWLRSYLCPGGERYNPDDNFHTWAPGQSRIPPRPRSYSNIGFGVLGYLVEHVSGRPFPDYCTERIFASLGMRDTHWRLTNVPAARHAVPYSFVDSSFTKLPEGWSASDMLPAAGVSTAWPPPTGSQFAHCAYEFATYPDGGLRTTAIDLARFLTAYVNGGHIGRERILREETVKSILTEQGLDGSPGQGLAWNARSIGAGRVLWGHGGSDPGVHAAMYFDPSTRIGIVILANTSQGVIKGALDQTYTYCAEYRWPSEAWK, encoded by the coding sequence ATGTACTCGGATCATCGCCTCGACCGGAGGAGGTTTCTTGAACTGACGGGCGGCTTCGCCCTACAATCGCTTGTCATGCCGGCTGCCTGGGCCGTATCAACGGCGGATCCGCCGATCGACAACTACTTTGAGGACCTCCTTCGGGAGCAGCATGTTCCGGGCATTGCCGTGGCGATCATCGGACAGCATGGGACCGCGTGGTCCCGGGGATATGGATATGCCGACCTGGCGCTACGGACGGAAATGAGCCCGGAGAAGACCATCATCAACATCGGATCTGTGTCCAAGACCATCACTGCCACGGCGGTGCTTCAGTTATGTGAGCAGGGGAAGCTGTCCCTTACGGAAGACGTCAACACGTGGTTGCCCTTTCCGTTACGCAACCCCCTTCATCCGGAAACGCCGATCACGATATGGCAACTTCTTGTCCATCGCTCATCGATCAAAGATGGTATGGCGTATGGACGCTCCTATGGATGCGGGCCGACGCGTCACGACCTCGGCGAATGGCTGAGGTCCTATCTCTGTCCTGGCGGGGAACGATACAATCCGGATGACAATTTCCACACCTGGGCCCCGGGACAGAGTCGCATTCCACCGAGGCCACGCAGCTACTCGAACATCGGTTTCGGTGTCCTGGGTTACCTGGTGGAACATGTATCAGGGCGGCCGTTTCCTGACTACTGTACCGAGCGTATCTTTGCTTCACTCGGCATGCGCGACACCCATTGGCGTTTGACGAACGTTCCTGCTGCGCGCCATGCTGTGCCGTATTCTTTTGTCGATAGCAGTTTCACCAAACTGCCGGAAGGCTGGTCCGCGTCGGATATGCTGCCCGCAGCCGGCGTTTCCACGGCCTGGCCACCGCCCACGGGTTCACAATTCGCTCACTGCGCGTATGAGTTCGCCACGTATCCTGATGGCGGCTTGCGCACGACGGCGATCGATCTGGCGAGATTCCTGACGGCCTACGTGAACGGTGGACACATCGGAAGGGAACGCATTTTGCGCGAGGAGACGGTGAAGTCGATCCTGACGGAACAGGGGCTAGACGGGTCTCCGGGTCAGGGGTTGGCGTGGAATGCGCGTTCGATCGGAGCAGGACGGGTACTGTGGGGGCATGGCGGCTCGGATCCCGGAGTCCATGCTGCCATGTACTTCGACCCGTCAACGCGTATCGGCATTGTGATCCTCGCCAACACCTCGCAGGGTGTGATCAAAGGGGCATTGGATCAGACATACACGTATTGCGCGGAATATCGCTGGCCATCGGAGGCATGGAAATGA
- the pabB gene encoding aminodeoxychorismate synthase component I has protein sequence MTEAQRDPYPARVVVRDEASGTWLEFASPRRILVTHRIAEVLPLIRDIEETVRREGSYAAGFISYEASPAFDPSLPVREDGAFPLLWFGLFDKVNELSLPIVPAKSGPSIAWHPSVSREEYERCIHAIREHIRNGDTYQVNFTYRLRAAAEPDPWELFLRIAGDGQAPYAAFVDTGEWAICSASPELFLRIDGTRIESRPMKGTSARGLWYEDDQAKKDELISSEKQRAENVMIVDMVRNDLGRVAQYGTVQVPHLFTPEQYPTVWQLTSTVVARTDEPLDRILQATFPPASITGAPKRRTMEIITDLESDPRRIYTGTIGFIAPDRQAQLNVAIRTVLMHRPTGHVEYGVGGGVVWDSTAAGEYEESLTKTKALASLPRDFDLLETMLWSPGTGYALLEYHLTRLSHSAAFFNFAFDPRKVRDELAVFAAGLAARSHRVRLLVSRLGHARCEAVPVDAAALRFRDIVLAAGPIDRNDVFLYHKTTRRVVYEAAVKACPGNDDVLLFNEAGEVTETTVANIAVEIGGILYTPPVRSGLLQGTQRAMMLEQGLLRERVLTIDEVLRSPDIHLLNSVRGMQRVRIRRAGNGPGRDRGV, from the coding sequence TTGACGGAAGCGCAGAGGGATCCATATCCGGCGCGGGTCGTTGTACGCGACGAAGCCAGCGGCACGTGGCTGGAGTTCGCATCGCCGCGCCGCATCCTTGTGACCCATCGTATCGCGGAGGTGCTCCCTCTCATCCGCGACATCGAGGAGACCGTGCGGCGTGAGGGGTCGTATGCCGCCGGTTTCATCTCCTATGAGGCATCCCCCGCGTTCGATCCGTCGTTGCCTGTGCGCGAAGATGGCGCGTTCCCGCTCCTCTGGTTCGGACTCTTCGATAAAGTGAACGAGCTCTCGCTTCCCATTGTACCTGCGAAGTCCGGCCCCTCGATAGCATGGCATCCGTCTGTCTCCCGCGAGGAATACGAACGATGCATCCACGCCATCCGCGAGCATATCCGGAATGGCGACACCTACCAGGTCAATTTCACGTACCGTCTCCGCGCGGCGGCGGAACCTGACCCCTGGGAGTTGTTCCTCCGGATCGCCGGCGACGGACAGGCGCCGTACGCAGCGTTCGTGGATACCGGTGAGTGGGCCATCTGCAGCGCATCGCCCGAACTCTTTCTCCGGATCGACGGCACGCGGATCGAGTCGCGCCCGATGAAGGGGACATCGGCCCGCGGGCTGTGGTACGAGGACGACCAGGCGAAGAAGGATGAGCTCATCAGTTCGGAGAAGCAGCGCGCGGAGAATGTGATGATCGTTGACATGGTCCGCAACGACCTCGGACGGGTGGCGCAGTATGGCACCGTACAGGTCCCTCACCTGTTCACTCCCGAACAGTATCCGACGGTATGGCAGTTGACGTCGACCGTGGTTGCGCGGACGGACGAGCCGCTGGACCGGATACTGCAGGCAACGTTCCCTCCTGCCTCCATCACGGGCGCGCCAAAGCGTCGCACGATGGAGATCATCACGGATCTTGAATCCGATCCGAGGCGCATCTACACAGGCACGATCGGATTCATCGCTCCCGACAGGCAGGCGCAATTGAATGTCGCCATTCGTACGGTGCTGATGCACCGGCCCACCGGTCACGTGGAGTACGGTGTGGGAGGCGGAGTGGTGTGGGACTCCACGGCGGCGGGCGAGTACGAAGAGAGTCTGACAAAGACAAAAGCGCTTGCGTCCCTCCCGCGGGACTTCGATCTTCTGGAGACCATGCTGTGGTCACCCGGTACCGGCTATGCGCTTCTGGAGTATCACCTGACCCGCCTTTCCCACTCGGCGGCGTTCTTCAACTTCGCGTTCGATCCCCGAAAAGTGCGGGATGAGCTGGCAGTGTTCGCTGCAGGACTCGCAGCCAGGTCTCACAGGGTCCGCCTGCTGGTCTCACGCCTGGGGCATGCCCGTTGCGAAGCGGTGCCGGTGGATGCGGCGGCGTTGCGGTTCCGGGACATCGTGCTGGCGGCGGGCCCGATCGACAGGAACGACGTCTTTCTCTATCATAAGACCACGCGGCGCGTAGTGTATGAGGCGGCGGTCAAAGCCTGTCCGGGCAACGACGACGTTCTCCTGTTCAACGAAGCCGGAGAGGTGACCGAGACAACGGTCGCGAACATCGCCGTGGAGATCGGTGGCATACTGTATACGCCGCCTGTGCGAAGCGGACTCTTGCAGGGAACACAGCGTGCAATGATGCTCGAGCAGGGGCTTCTGCGGGAGAGGGTCCTGACGATCGACGAGGTGCTCAGAAGTCCGGACATTCACCTTCTGAACTCTGTACGGGGGATGCAACGGGTGCGCATCCGCAGGGCAGGAAATGGGCCCGGACGGGATCGGGGTGTGTAA